A stretch of the Luteimonas sp. JM171 genome encodes the following:
- the phoR gene encoding phosphate regulon sensor histidine kinase PhoR, whose protein sequence is MSVPANSRWNRLLARPALVLGAAALIGFLLGHPWPAVAIAAMALVGWQQLRLRRLVQRLSSRQRITLGSGNDAWADLGQLLHRSQEETRHRAQRLVEMLRAYRAAAAALPDAVVVLERDTQRVQWFNEAAGHLLGLHYPEDTQALLAERLRPLPVAHWMANARNPEALLDVPSPVNPAVRLSLRLIPYSDQFWLLVARDVTKLMHLEHIRRDFVANVSHELRTPLTVIHGYLEMLDPAEQPDWAPILVEMRRQSQRMTQLVEDLLTLSRLESQDSINDEVVAMDSTLATLRREAEALGKGRHVVTVEDRAGVDLLGSPRELHSAFSNLVSNAVRYTPEGGSIAIVFELDQDGEAMLSVRDSGYGIPESHLPRLTERFYRVSTSRSRESGGTGLGLAIVKHVLQLHQARLEVTSEVGQGSTFTCRFPAGRCVARAAEEDAQ, encoded by the coding sequence ATGTCCGTCCCCGCCAACAGCCGCTGGAACCGGCTCCTGGCCCGGCCCGCACTGGTGCTGGGCGCGGCCGCGCTGATCGGCTTCCTGCTGGGCCATCCGTGGCCAGCCGTGGCTATCGCCGCCATGGCCCTGGTCGGCTGGCAGCAGCTGCGCCTGCGGCGCCTGGTGCAGCGCCTCTCCTCGCGCCAGCGGATCACCCTGGGTTCGGGCAACGACGCCTGGGCGGACCTTGGCCAGCTGCTGCACCGCAGCCAGGAGGAAACGCGCCACCGCGCCCAGCGGCTGGTGGAAATGCTCCGTGCCTATCGTGCCGCGGCCGCTGCCCTGCCCGACGCCGTGGTGGTGCTGGAACGCGACACGCAGAGGGTGCAGTGGTTCAACGAGGCCGCCGGCCACCTGCTCGGCCTGCACTACCCCGAAGATACGCAGGCCCTGCTCGCCGAGCGCCTGCGCCCGTTGCCCGTTGCGCACTGGATGGCCAATGCGCGCAACCCGGAAGCGCTTTTGGACGTCCCCTCGCCCGTCAACCCGGCCGTTCGGCTGAGCCTGCGCCTGATACCCTATTCCGACCAGTTCTGGCTGCTGGTGGCGCGCGATGTGACCAAGCTGATGCACCTGGAACACATCCGTCGCGACTTCGTCGCCAACGTCTCGCACGAGCTGCGCACGCCATTGACGGTGATCCACGGCTACCTGGAAATGCTGGACCCTGCGGAGCAGCCTGACTGGGCCCCGATCCTCGTGGAAATGCGCCGCCAGTCGCAGCGCATGACCCAGCTGGTCGAGGACCTGCTGACGCTTTCGAGGCTGGAGTCCCAGGATTCGATCAACGACGAAGTCGTGGCGATGGACTCGACCCTGGCCACGCTGCGCCGCGAGGCCGAGGCTCTGGGCAAGGGCCGGCACGTGGTCACGGTGGAAGACCGCGCCGGGGTGGACCTGCTGGGGTCCCCACGCGAGCTGCACAGCGCATTTTCCAATCTGGTCTCCAATGCGGTGCGGTACACGCCGGAAGGCGGGAGCATCGCCATCGTGTTCGAACTGGACCAGGACGGCGAAGCCATGCTTTCAGTGCGCGACTCGGGCTACGGCATTCCCGAATCCCACCTGCCCCGGCTCACGGAGCGCTTCTACCGGGTATCGACCAGCCGCTCACGCGAATCGGGCGGCACCGGGCTGGGGCTGGCCATCGTCAAGCACGTGTTGCAGCTGCACCAGGCGCGGCTGGAAGTGACCAGTGAAGTGGGCCAGGGCAGCACCTTCACCTGCCGGTTCCCGGCCGGTCGCTGCGTCGCCCGCGCGGCGGAGGAGGATGCGCAGTGA
- a CDS encoding acyl-CoA dehydrogenase C-terminal domain-containing protein: MSSYQAPLTDIRFALHDVLGVETLFQHLGKDEVGRDLIDAVLEEGARFNETVLAPLNRVGDEVGCSFDKATGAVTTPPGFREAYRQYVEAGWPSLNAPVEYGGQGLPHAIGMAMKEMIDAANLAWGNFPLLSHGAVEALLHHGNDWQREMFLKPLVDGRWTGTMCLTEPHCGTDLGLLKTRATPQDDGSYRINGTKIFITAGEHDFTDNIVHLVLARLPDAPEGSRGISLFVVPKLEVGEDGSTGAPNGVRCGAIEHKMGIHGSATCVLNLDDARGWLVGEPNRGLMAMFTMMNSARVAVGVQGLGLADRAYQNALAYSRERLQMRSLSGPKCPEKAADPIIVHPDVRRMLLTCKALTEGGRVLACFAGTLVDTISHAPDAVERQRADDLLGFLTPIIKGCLTEWGVECTYNAMQCYGGHGYIAEHGMEQLARDARITTLYEGTTGIQALDLMGRKTIQLKAAGLKAFLAMVEEFCSAYGDDPEMSAFVAPLREKAVEWEQLTRDIAQRAAADPEEIGAASWDYMFYSGYVTLAYWWARSVAAARKSGQTEQFRQSKLETARFYFARILPRTLAHKAAIEAGAAPLMALDADAFG; encoded by the coding sequence ATGTCCAGCTACCAGGCCCCCCTGACCGATATCCGCTTTGCCCTGCACGATGTCCTTGGCGTTGAAACGCTGTTCCAGCACCTGGGCAAGGACGAAGTGGGGCGCGACCTCATCGACGCGGTGCTCGAGGAAGGCGCGCGCTTCAACGAGACCGTGCTGGCCCCGCTCAACCGCGTGGGCGATGAGGTGGGCTGCAGTTTCGACAAGGCCACCGGCGCGGTCACCACCCCGCCCGGGTTCCGCGAGGCCTACCGGCAATACGTCGAAGCCGGCTGGCCATCGCTGAATGCACCGGTTGAATACGGTGGCCAGGGCCTGCCGCACGCCATCGGCATGGCGATGAAGGAAATGATCGACGCCGCCAACCTCGCGTGGGGCAACTTCCCGCTGCTTTCCCACGGCGCGGTGGAAGCGCTGCTGCACCATGGCAACGACTGGCAGCGCGAGATGTTCCTCAAGCCGCTGGTGGACGGGCGTTGGACCGGCACCATGTGCCTGACCGAGCCCCACTGCGGCACCGACCTGGGCCTGCTCAAGACCCGCGCCACGCCGCAGGACGACGGCAGCTACCGCATCAATGGCACCAAGATCTTCATCACCGCCGGCGAGCACGACTTCACCGACAACATCGTGCATCTGGTGCTGGCCCGCCTTCCCGACGCCCCGGAAGGAAGCCGCGGCATCTCGCTGTTCGTGGTACCCAAGCTCGAGGTTGGCGAGGACGGCAGCACCGGCGCGCCCAACGGCGTGCGCTGCGGCGCCATTGAACACAAGATGGGCATCCATGGCTCGGCCACCTGCGTGCTGAACCTGGACGACGCCCGCGGCTGGCTGGTTGGCGAGCCCAACCGTGGCCTGATGGCGATGTTCACCATGATGAACTCAGCGCGCGTGGCCGTCGGCGTCCAGGGCCTGGGCCTGGCGGACCGCGCATACCAGAATGCCCTGGCGTACTCCCGCGAGCGGCTGCAGATGCGTTCGCTGTCCGGCCCGAAGTGCCCCGAAAAAGCCGCTGACCCGATCATCGTGCATCCGGACGTACGCCGGATGCTGCTGACCTGCAAGGCGCTCACCGAGGGCGGGCGGGTGCTGGCATGTTTTGCCGGCACCCTGGTGGACACCATCAGCCACGCGCCCGATGCAGTGGAGCGGCAGCGCGCGGACGACCTGCTCGGCTTCCTCACCCCGATCATCAAGGGTTGCCTGACCGAGTGGGGCGTGGAATGCACCTACAACGCCATGCAGTGCTATGGCGGCCATGGCTACATCGCCGAGCACGGGATGGAGCAGCTGGCGCGCGATGCGCGCATCACCACGCTCTACGAGGGCACCACCGGCATCCAGGCACTCGACCTGATGGGCCGCAAGACCATTCAGCTCAAGGCCGCCGGCCTGAAGGCATTCCTGGCGATGGTGGAGGAGTTCTGCAGCGCGTACGGCGATGACCCGGAGATGTCCGCGTTCGTGGCGCCCCTGCGCGAGAAGGCGGTGGAGTGGGAGCAGCTGACCCGCGACATCGCCCAGCGCGCCGCAGCCGATCCCGAGGAAATCGGCGCCGCCTCCTGGGACTACATGTTCTACTCGGGCTACGTGACCCTGGCCTACTGGTGGGCACGCAGCGTGGCCGCGGCGCGCAAGAGCGGACAGACGGAGCAGTTCAGGCAATCGAAGCTGGAGACGGCACGGTTCTACTTCGCCCGGATCCTGCCGCGGACGCTCGCGCACAAGGCGGCCATCGAGGCCGGCGCCGCCCCGCTGATGGCGCTGGACGCCGACGCCTTCGGCTGA
- the phoB gene encoding phosphate regulon transcriptional regulator PhoB, giving the protein MQKRILIVDDEPAIREMVAFALRKGEYEPVHAGDAREAQSAIADQVPDLILLDWMLPGTSGLELARRWRREDLTREIPIIMLTARGEEDDRVGGLEAGVDDYVVKPFSARELLARIRAVLRRSREDDEDGSVALGGLRIDGAAHRVFANEEPINIGPTEFRLLHFFMTHPERVYSRSQLLDQVWGGSVYVEERTVDVHIRRLRKALEPSGLDAMVQTVRGAGYRFSTAV; this is encoded by the coding sequence ATGCAGAAGCGGATCCTGATCGTCGACGACGAACCCGCCATCCGCGAAATGGTGGCATTCGCTCTGCGCAAGGGCGAGTACGAACCCGTCCACGCAGGCGATGCTCGCGAGGCGCAGTCGGCCATCGCGGACCAGGTCCCGGACCTGATTCTCCTGGACTGGATGCTGCCTGGCACGAGCGGGCTGGAGCTTGCGCGGCGCTGGCGGCGCGAAGACCTCACCCGCGAGATCCCGATCATCATGCTCACCGCCCGTGGCGAGGAAGACGATCGCGTGGGCGGCCTGGAGGCCGGCGTGGACGATTACGTGGTCAAGCCGTTCTCCGCCCGCGAACTGCTGGCCCGCATCCGCGCGGTGCTGCGCCGCTCGCGCGAGGACGACGAGGACGGCAGCGTCGCCCTGGGCGGCCTGCGCATCGATGGCGCGGCGCACCGCGTGTTCGCCAACGAGGAGCCGATCAACATCGGCCCCACGGAATTCCGCCTCCTGCATTTCTTCATGACCCATCCCGAGCGGGTCTACTCCCGGTCCCAGCTGCTCGACCAGGTCTGGGGCGGGAGCGTGTACGTGGAGGAGCGCACGGTGGACGTGCATATCCGGCGCCTGCGCAAGGCCCTGGAGCCTTCCGGGCTGGACGCCATGGTCCAGACCGTGCGCGGCGCCGGCTACCGCTTTTCCACGGCCGTGTGA
- a CDS encoding LEA type 2 family protein, with protein sequence MKHLSLAALLAVAAALVACTSSGPVRRVSEPAASIQQLTVDEQGNWSVDLRLQNYSSIAMRFDAIALELAVDGTAAGTLQATPALEVARESADRVSIALVPSAEARLLLANALASGRGTGYRLEGTLTAAPTDRGSARDYAVTRDGTLSPMPGLPGVLR encoded by the coding sequence ATGAAGCACCTTTCCCTTGCCGCGCTGCTGGCCGTGGCCGCCGCGCTCGTCGCCTGCACCAGCAGCGGGCCGGTGCGACGGGTGTCGGAACCGGCGGCGAGCATCCAGCAGCTCACCGTGGACGAACAGGGCAACTGGAGCGTGGACCTGCGGCTGCAGAACTACAGCAGCATCGCCATGCGCTTTGACGCCATCGCGCTTGAGCTTGCGGTCGACGGCACCGCCGCCGGCACCCTGCAAGCCACCCCGGCGCTCGAAGTGGCCCGGGAGTCGGCCGACCGCGTGAGCATCGCGCTGGTGCCCAGTGCCGAGGCGAGGTTGCTGCTGGCCAATGCGCTGGCGTCGGGACGCGGCACCGGCTACCGGCTCGAGGGCACCCTCACCGCGGCGCCGACCGACCGCGGCAGCGCACGCGATTACGCGGTGACCCGCGACGGCACGCTCAGCCCGATGCCCGGTCTGCCCGGCGTGCTGCGCTGA
- the grxC gene encoding glutaredoxin 3 — translation MNSPQTAGQPPITLYTSAVCAYCVAAKNFLKGRGLTWDEVRIDLDPAERERMVERTGRTSVPQIFIGDTHVGGYDDMIALQRAGKLDSLLGGGAGQGA, via the coding sequence TTGAACAGCCCCCAGACCGCCGGCCAGCCGCCGATCACCCTGTACACGAGCGCGGTGTGCGCGTACTGCGTGGCCGCCAAGAATTTCCTCAAGGGGCGCGGGCTCACGTGGGACGAGGTGCGCATCGACCTGGACCCGGCCGAGCGCGAGCGGATGGTGGAGCGCACCGGCCGCACCAGCGTGCCCCAGATCTTCATCGGCGATACCCACGTGGGCGGCTACGACGACATGATCGCCCTGCAGCGGGCCGGCAAGCTCGATTCCCTGCTCGGCGGCGGCGCGGGGCAGGGCGCCTGA
- a CDS encoding Na+/H+ antiporter NhaC family protein, translated as MTTRASALALTPLLLFLALFFGAGLYFTAQGEPMGFYQLRAPVAILPALALAVWIAHRKGLKALEVMLQGMGDPNIVLMCLIYLLAGAFAYVSSAVGAVDAVVALGLGALSPALVLPGLFVLACFISLAIGSSMGTVAAVVPIALGVADAAGMDRALVIGAVIGGAMFGDNLSIISDTTIAATRTQGAQMRDKFRENFRIAVPAALATLALLLFLGDPAPVETASAASPWLVLPYLAVLALAVAGMDVLLVLSLGVVMAGVFGFAFGDGYDGVSYVGDIWMGFESMVEILLLSLLIGGLGGLMKAAGGLDWMAQAISRFARGHRGRRTGEFSIAALSATTDAFTANNTVAILVSGSVARDIAAKHGISPRRSASLLDVFACVVQGLLPYGAQILLASSLAAVSPLALAGKIHYCWILALVAVGFILWPRRTQADAR; from the coding sequence ATGACCACCCGCGCAAGCGCCCTGGCGCTCACGCCGCTGCTGCTGTTCCTGGCGCTGTTCTTCGGCGCAGGCCTGTACTTCACCGCCCAGGGCGAGCCGATGGGCTTCTACCAGCTGAGGGCCCCGGTGGCGATCCTGCCGGCGCTGGCGCTGGCGGTCTGGATCGCCCACCGCAAGGGCCTGAAGGCGCTCGAGGTGATGCTCCAGGGCATGGGCGATCCGAACATCGTGCTGATGTGCCTGATCTACCTGCTGGCCGGGGCGTTCGCCTATGTGTCCAGCGCGGTGGGCGCGGTCGACGCGGTGGTGGCTCTCGGGCTGGGAGCGCTGTCGCCGGCGCTGGTCCTGCCCGGGCTGTTCGTGCTGGCGTGCTTCATCTCGCTGGCGATAGGCTCGTCCATGGGCACCGTCGCGGCGGTGGTGCCCATTGCCCTCGGGGTGGCGGACGCGGCGGGCATGGACCGGGCGCTGGTCATCGGCGCGGTCATCGGCGGCGCGATGTTCGGCGACAACCTTTCGATCATCTCCGATACGACCATCGCCGCCACCCGCACCCAGGGCGCCCAGATGCGCGACAAGTTCCGGGAGAACTTCAGGATCGCGGTGCCGGCTGCCCTGGCCACGCTGGCGCTGCTGTTGTTCCTGGGCGATCCGGCGCCGGTCGAGACCGCCTCGGCCGCCTCGCCATGGCTGGTGCTGCCGTACCTCGCGGTGCTGGCGCTCGCGGTGGCGGGCATGGATGTGCTGCTGGTGCTGTCGCTTGGCGTGGTGATGGCCGGTGTCTTCGGCTTTGCATTCGGCGACGGCTACGACGGTGTCAGCTACGTCGGGGACATCTGGATGGGCTTTGAATCGATGGTTGAGATCCTGCTGCTGTCGCTCCTGATCGGTGGCCTCGGCGGCCTGATGAAGGCGGCCGGCGGGCTGGACTGGATGGCGCAGGCCATTTCCCGCTTCGCGCGCGGCCATCGCGGGCGGCGTACCGGGGAATTCAGCATCGCGGCGCTTTCCGCCACCACCGACGCGTTCACGGCCAACAACACCGTCGCGATCCTGGTCAGCGGCAGCGTGGCCAGGGACATCGCGGCCAAGCACGGGATCAGTCCCCGCCGCTCGGCCAGCCTGCTCGACGTTTTTGCCTGTGTGGTGCAGGGCTTGCTGCCCTATGGCGCGCAGATCCTGCTGGCGTCGTCGCTGGCGGCGGTGTCGCCGCTCGCCCTCGCCGGAAAGATCCACTATTGCTGGATCCTGGCGCTGGTGGCAGTGGGCTTCATCCTCTGGCCCCGGCGGACCCAGGCGGACGCCCGGTAA
- a CDS encoding isocitrate dehydrogenase: MSQTITVIRGDGIGPEIMDATLHVLDAMDLGLSYEDADAGLAALEKHGELLPAATLDSIRRNKVALKSPLTTPVGEGFSSINVALRRHFDLYANVRPARSYPNTLARFPGDVDVITVRENTEGAYIGEGQAITEDGETATLVQKVTRRGSDRIVRYAFELARSTGRKKVTVVHKANILKTTSGLFLKVAREVAAQYPDIECNEMIVDNCCMQLVMRPEQFDIIVTTNLFGDIISDLCAGLIGGLGLIPGANIGHEVAIFEAVHGTAPDIAGQGKANPGALLLGAAQMLDHIGKPDQAERLRKAIVATLEAKDSLTPDLGGSGSTMDYTRAIASRL; encoded by the coding sequence ATGTCCCAGACGATCACCGTGATCCGCGGCGACGGCATCGGCCCGGAAATCATGGATGCCACCCTGCACGTGCTCGATGCCATGGACCTTGGCCTGAGCTACGAAGACGCCGACGCCGGCCTTGCCGCGCTGGAAAAGCACGGCGAGCTGCTGCCCGCGGCCACCCTGGATTCCATCCGCCGCAACAAGGTCGCGCTCAAGAGCCCGCTGACCACCCCGGTGGGCGAGGGTTTCTCCTCGATCAACGTGGCGCTGCGCCGGCACTTCGACCTGTACGCCAACGTGCGCCCGGCCCGGTCGTATCCCAATACGCTGGCCCGCTTCCCCGGCGACGTGGACGTCATCACGGTGCGCGAGAACACCGAAGGCGCGTACATCGGCGAAGGGCAGGCCATCACCGAGGACGGCGAGACCGCCACCCTGGTGCAGAAGGTGACCCGCAGGGGCTCGGACCGGATCGTGCGTTACGCCTTCGAGCTGGCCCGCAGCACCGGCCGCAAGAAGGTCACCGTGGTGCACAAGGCCAACATCCTCAAGACCACCTCGGGCCTGTTCCTGAAGGTGGCGCGCGAGGTGGCGGCGCAGTACCCGGACATCGAGTGCAACGAGATGATCGTGGACAACTGCTGCATGCAGCTGGTGATGCGGCCGGAGCAGTTCGACATCATCGTCACCACCAACCTGTTCGGCGACATCATCTCGGACCTGTGCGCCGGCCTGATCGGCGGCCTTGGGCTGATCCCGGGCGCCAACATCGGGCACGAGGTGGCGATCTTCGAGGCCGTGCACGGCACCGCGCCGGACATTGCCGGGCAGGGCAAGGCCAACCCGGGTGCGCTGCTGCTGGGCGCCGCGCAGATGCTCGACCACATCGGCAAGCCCGACCAGGCCGAGCGCCTGCGCAAGGCCATCGTGGCGACGCTGGAGGCCAAGGACTCGCTGACCCCGGACCTGGGTGGCAGCGGCAGCACCATGGACTACACCAGGGCCATCGCCAGCCGGCTCTGA
- a CDS encoding Ppx/GppA phosphatase family protein has protein sequence MKTTTPSLTLPGAIAGSIHDGDTLAAIDMGSNSFHMIVVRVTLGQLRVVDRLRETVRLGEGLYGRGKLDPQVRDRALGCLSRFGQRIRKLPARHVRALATNAVRQMASPRDFLIPAEEALGHAIEVIAGREEARLVYQGVAHVQPPKRGQRRLVIDIGGGSTECIIGTGLDPLMRESLQVGCISSTRRFFPSGKLTRQKWQAAFHEVAGQYQQFASSYRNLGWHETIGSSGTNKAIGAILAAMGLTKGGVTAEALPQLRARMLEASHIDEIDLPGLTDERRPVIAGGVLALEAAFAVLGIERMAISKAAMREGVLYDMLGRGSEHDPREAAIQALTQRYGIDESQAARVHATALRLFDQVAGDWELGDDDRLMLGWAARLHEIGLTIAHSQHHVHGTYILAHSDIPGFSVQEQRFLAALVRTHRRKVPADAFDALPERLLRPAKRLSALLRLAALLHHAGEDEPMPVPRLAARGSVLGLHMDPDWLEAHPLLRADLEGEPDDMAGLGIELRLE, from the coding sequence ATGAAAACGACAACCCCTTCGCTGACCCTGCCCGGCGCGATCGCCGGCTCCATCCACGACGGCGACACCCTCGCCGCGATCGACATGGGGTCCAACAGCTTCCACATGATCGTCGTGCGGGTGACCCTGGGACAGCTGCGCGTGGTGGACCGCCTGCGGGAAACCGTGCGGCTGGGGGAAGGCCTCTACGGCCGGGGCAAGCTCGATCCCCAGGTGCGCGATCGTGCCCTGGGATGCCTGTCGCGCTTCGGCCAGCGCATCCGCAAGCTGCCGGCCCGGCATGTGCGGGCGCTGGCCACCAACGCGGTCCGGCAGATGGCCTCGCCGCGGGATTTCCTGATCCCGGCCGAGGAAGCGCTGGGCCATGCCATCGAAGTGATTGCGGGCCGCGAGGAAGCGCGCCTGGTGTACCAGGGGGTGGCGCACGTGCAGCCGCCCAAGCGCGGCCAGCGCCGGCTGGTGATCGACATCGGCGGCGGCTCCACGGAGTGCATCATCGGCACCGGCCTGGACCCGCTGATGCGCGAGAGCCTGCAGGTGGGCTGCATCTCGAGCACGCGCCGGTTCTTCCCCAGCGGCAAGCTCACGCGGCAGAAGTGGCAGGCGGCGTTCCATGAGGTCGCCGGCCAGTACCAGCAGTTCGCCAGCAGCTACCGCAACCTCGGATGGCACGAAACCATTGGCTCGTCCGGCACCAACAAGGCCATCGGCGCCATCTTGGCGGCCATGGGCCTGACCAAGGGCGGGGTGACTGCCGAAGCGCTCCCGCAGCTGCGCGCACGCATGCTCGAGGCCAGCCACATCGATGAGATCGACCTGCCGGGCCTGACCGATGAGCGCCGCCCGGTGATTGCCGGCGGCGTGCTGGCCCTGGAGGCGGCTTTCGCCGTGCTGGGCATCGAGCGCATGGCCATCAGCAAGGCGGCGATGCGCGAGGGCGTACTGTACGACATGCTCGGCCGCGGCAGCGAGCACGATCCGCGCGAAGCGGCGATCCAGGCGCTCACCCAGCGCTATGGGATCGACGAATCGCAGGCGGCGCGGGTACACGCCACGGCGCTGCGGCTGTTCGACCAGGTGGCCGGGGACTGGGAGCTTGGCGATGACGACCGGCTGATGCTCGGCTGGGCCGCGCGCCTGCACGAGATCGGCCTGACCATCGCCCACAGCCAGCATCATGTCCACGGCACGTACATCCTCGCCCACTCCGACATTCCCGGCTTCTCGGTGCAGGAGCAGCGCTTCCTCGCCGCGCTGGTGCGCACCCACCGGCGCAAGGTGCCGGCCGATGCGTTCGACGCCCTTCCCGAGCGCCTGCTGCGGCCTGCCAAGCGCCTGAGCGCGCTGCTGCGGCTGGCCGCCCTGCTCCACCATGCCGGCGAGGACGAGCCGATGCCGGTGCCCAGGCTGGCCGCGCGTGGCAGCGTCCTGGGCCTGCACATGGACCCGGACTGGCTCGAGGCCCACCCGCTGCTGCGGGCGGACCTGGAGGGCGAGCCGGACGACATGGCAGGGCTGGGGATCGAGTTGCGCCTGGAATGA
- a CDS encoding M48 family metalloprotease, translating to MRSFLLAAALTLLFAGTHAGAQENRLPDIGSSAGTVLSPARQQEYGEMLLAQLRHYELVLEDPLIDSWLRTTGNRLAAASDQPRQSFTFFMMRDRSINAFATLGGYIGVNVGLVLTAESEDEVAAVLAHEIVHVTQDHVLRSVERAQRDTVPTLLAMLGAIALASASDSSSSGDAGMAAIASIQGLAIQRQIDYTRSNESEADRIGMRTLARSGYDVHAMASMFERMQAVSRINQGSGRERLPDYLRTHPVTTTRIAEARSRAERLDSGNSVVATTSTPDAVLRERVAVPSSSTAVAPAGRINNPLLNNPLLPGGLELPALGAGEPDPAVFGWARERMRVLSANTTRQAVSEYEAMARAEPLDAAQRYGLALARMRAGEAERAATGFAELLQDRPGDVWLELGLAESLARAGRHAEADARFESLAMRLPTDRAVALTYAGVLVERNTPEAGARAQSLLRPLMRSSKDDPVFQRTFARVSEIAGDTVRAGEAWAEAALLSGRAEQALVQLNTLRRREDLDYYARSRIDARIAAITPMVLELRRQGIRDEDLRRQ from the coding sequence ATGCGTTCATTCCTGCTCGCCGCCGCGCTTACCCTGCTGTTCGCCGGCACCCACGCCGGCGCGCAGGAAAACCGGTTGCCCGATATCGGCTCGTCCGCCGGCACCGTGCTCAGCCCCGCCCGCCAGCAGGAATACGGCGAAATGCTGCTGGCCCAGCTGCGGCACTACGAGCTGGTGCTGGAGGATCCGCTGATCGACAGCTGGCTGCGCACCACCGGCAACCGCCTGGCGGCGGCCAGCGACCAGCCGCGGCAATCCTTCACCTTCTTCATGATGCGCGATCGCTCGATCAACGCGTTCGCGACCCTTGGCGGCTACATCGGCGTGAACGTCGGCCTGGTCCTGACCGCCGAGAGCGAGGACGAGGTGGCGGCGGTCCTGGCCCACGAGATCGTCCACGTCACCCAGGACCATGTGCTGCGCAGCGTGGAGCGGGCCCAGCGCGACACGGTGCCCACGCTGCTGGCGATGCTCGGCGCGATTGCCCTGGCGTCCGCCTCCGACAGCTCTTCCTCGGGCGACGCCGGCATGGCGGCGATCGCCTCGATCCAGGGGTTGGCGATCCAGCGCCAGATCGACTACACGCGCTCCAATGAGTCCGAAGCGGACCGCATCGGCATGCGGACCCTGGCCCGCAGCGGCTATGACGTGCATGCGATGGCAAGCATGTTCGAACGCATGCAGGCGGTGTCCCGGATCAACCAGGGATCGGGCCGTGAACGCCTTCCCGATTACCTCCGCACCCATCCCGTGACCACCACCCGGATCGCCGAGGCCCGCAGCCGGGCCGAACGGCTGGACTCCGGCAACAGCGTGGTGGCCACCACCTCCACGCCCGACGCCGTGCTCCGGGAACGGGTGGCGGTGCCGTCTTCCAGCACCGCCGTGGCCCCGGCCGGGCGCATCAACAATCCGCTGCTCAACAATCCCCTGCTTCCCGGTGGGCTCGAACTGCCGGCGCTGGGGGCGGGCGAACCGGACCCCGCGGTGTTTGGCTGGGCGCGCGAACGGATGCGGGTGCTCAGCGCCAACACCACCCGCCAGGCGGTTTCCGAATATGAGGCCATGGCCCGGGCGGAGCCGCTTGACGCCGCGCAGCGCTACGGCCTGGCACTGGCCCGCATGCGTGCCGGCGAGGCCGAGCGGGCCGCGACCGGGTTCGCGGAGCTTCTCCAGGACCGCCCGGGCGATGTCTGGCTGGAGCTGGGCCTGGCCGAATCCCTGGCCCGTGCGGGACGGCATGCCGAGGCCGATGCCCGGTTCGAGTCCCTGGCCATGCGCTTGCCCACCGACCGCGCCGTGGCGCTCACCTATGCGGGCGTATTGGTCGAGCGCAACACCCCGGAAGCGGGCGCCCGCGCCCAGTCACTGCTCAGGCCGCTGATGCGCTCCTCCAAGGACGATCCGGTTTTCCAGCGCACCTTCGCCCGCGTGAGCGAGATCGCCGGCGACACCGTGCGCGCTGGCGAAGCCTGGGCCGAGGCGGCGCTGCTCAGCGGGCGCGCGGAGCAGGCGCTGGTGCAGCTCAACACCCTGCGCCGCCGCGAGGACCTGGACTATTACGCACGCTCGCGCATCGACGCCCGGATCGCCGCCATCACCCCGATGGTGCTGGAGCTGCGCCGGCAGGGGATCCGCGACGAGGACCTCCGGCGCCAGTGA